One stretch of Desulfovibrio sp. UCD-KL4C DNA includes these proteins:
- a CDS encoding GNAT family N-acetyltransferase: MTLNIKQTTEADLSDIFKVQAEAFGYEKEAKLVESLLGDPSANPKISLIAYQEKKPVGHILFTAGKIINSNKKVSLLAPLAVIPEYQSKGIGGMLIKAGLKHLTELDFDFVFVLGHPTYYPKYGFIPAHSYGLKAPYPIPEIHWDAWMVQALNGTDLTSTQGTVVCADELNRPEHWRE, encoded by the coding sequence ATGACACTGAACATTAAACAAACGACAGAAGCAGATTTGAGCGACATTTTTAAAGTACAGGCTGAAGCATTCGGATATGAGAAAGAAGCCAAACTAGTTGAATCATTACTAGGAGACCCCAGTGCTAATCCGAAAATATCACTGATTGCGTACCAAGAAAAAAAACCTGTAGGACACATATTGTTCACAGCAGGTAAGATAATAAATAGTAATAAAAAGGTTTCGCTATTAGCTCCTCTAGCCGTTATCCCTGAATACCAAAGTAAAGGCATTGGTGGTATGCTGATTAAAGCAGGATTGAAACATCTTACAGAATTAGACTTTGACTTCGTTTTTGTGCTTGGCCATCCAACATACTACCCCAAATATGGATTCATTCCTGCCCATAGTTATGGGCTAAAAGCGCCTTATCCAATCCCCGAAATACATTGGGACGCATGGATGGTTCAAGCTTTGAACGGAACTGACCTAACTTCAACACAAGGTACAGTTGTTTGCGCTGACGAACTGAATCGACCTGAACATTGGCGTGAATAA
- a CDS encoding pirin family protein yields the protein MRREIGQIFKGEPVTEGAGVKLHRAFGYFEASLFDPFLMLDDFRSHNPEDYLKGFTWHPHRGIETITYIHSGDVEHSDSLGNKGIISSGSVQWMTAGSGIIHQEMPKGDKNGSMLGFQLWANLPASHKMIEPSYREINKDEIPEIVREDGTKIKIIAGTVDGIKGPAQNIAIDPEYLDCTVPTGLEFVHQTNNEYTAFIYIIDGQGIVNGSKVKNRSLVLFDKGDELAVTADKENLRFLLISGKPLNEPIFWRGPIVMSSMEELDQAFQEYKDGTFIKHN from the coding sequence GTGAGGCGTGAGATAGGTCAAATATTTAAAGGTGAGCCGGTGACTGAAGGGGCTGGTGTAAAGCTACATCGTGCTTTCGGATATTTCGAAGCATCGCTTTTTGACCCATTCCTCATGCTGGACGATTTTCGTTCGCATAATCCAGAGGACTATCTCAAAGGTTTTACATGGCATCCTCACCGTGGAATTGAAACCATAACCTATATTCACAGTGGTGATGTAGAACATAGTGACAGTCTCGGTAACAAGGGAATAATTTCATCTGGCAGTGTGCAATGGATGACTGCCGGAAGCGGCATTATTCATCAGGAAATGCCGAAAGGTGATAAAAACGGTTCTATGCTCGGGTTCCAGCTGTGGGCAAATCTGCCTGCATCTCATAAAATGATTGAGCCCAGCTACCGCGAAATCAACAAAGATGAAATCCCTGAAATTGTGCGAGAAGACGGTACTAAAATAAAAATTATTGCAGGAACTGTGGACGGAATAAAAGGTCCGGCGCAAAACATTGCTATTGACCCTGAATATCTGGATTGCACCGTTCCGACAGGATTGGAATTCGTGCATCAAACAAACAATGAGTACACTGCTTTCATCTATATAATTGATGGGCAAGGTATAGTGAACGGTTCTAAAGTGAAGAATAGATCACTTGTTCTGTTTGATAAAGGTGACGAGCTTGCCGTAACCGCAGATAAAGAAAATTTACGTTTTCTACTTATTTCCGGCAAACCATTAAATGAACCTATTTTTTGGCGTGGTCCTATCGTCATGAGTTCCATGGAAGAATTGGATCAGGCATTTCAAGAGTATAAGGACGGAACATTTATAAAACACAACTAA
- a CDS encoding MerR family transcriptional regulator, translating to MYTVGKMAKRYGLSRSTLLYYDYIGLLRPIQHAKNKYRQYSDEDAEKLDKICAYREAGLSLKNIAQLLNSKNKSELATVLEQRLDELSEEMITLQNQQQIVVDLLNKSDLPDTCAMNKDTWKTIFQEAGISTKEMRRWHVDFERISPDKHARFLRFLNIPEEEIGIIRAWSSAPQKILKLKKASEDFMTSFFHIYENVDRKGPGDYQSTQRAFKLCKNLPDNPSIIDIGCGNGRNAIDLAALNNANIIAVDIYEPYLQEVQRNAKTAGLSDRIITQKADMADLCYHKESFDLIWSEGAAYIMGFDVALKYWKSFLKPNGYIAISEAVWLKQDIPEELLSFWTEAYPMMRDSKENIKAIKKEGYKILGNFTIPQCDWDSFYDSLETHINNLATQYTKGTDGHMIIELTRREIELYRKHKGYYGYEFYIMQNI from the coding sequence ATGTATACGGTAGGCAAAATGGCCAAAAGGTATGGATTATCAAGAAGCACTCTTCTATATTATGATTATATTGGTCTGTTAAGACCGATACAACATGCAAAAAACAAATATCGACAATACTCCGACGAAGATGCTGAAAAATTAGATAAAATATGTGCATACCGGGAAGCTGGACTAAGCCTTAAAAACATAGCCCAACTCCTTAATTCAAAAAATAAATCTGAACTGGCTACAGTCTTGGAACAAAGATTGGACGAGCTCAGCGAAGAGATGATTACACTTCAAAACCAGCAACAAATAGTTGTGGACCTTCTCAACAAGTCAGATCTTCCAGATACCTGCGCTATGAATAAAGACACGTGGAAAACAATATTTCAAGAAGCAGGCATCAGCACAAAAGAAATGCGACGTTGGCATGTTGATTTTGAGCGCATAAGCCCAGATAAACATGCTCGTTTTCTTCGCTTTTTAAATATTCCTGAAGAAGAAATTGGAATTATTCGCGCATGGTCATCTGCACCCCAAAAAATACTTAAATTAAAAAAAGCATCAGAAGATTTTATGACATCATTCTTTCATATATATGAAAATGTCGACCGAAAAGGGCCCGGCGATTACCAAAGTACACAGCGAGCTTTTAAGCTGTGTAAAAATTTACCTGACAACCCCAGCATTATTGATATCGGTTGTGGAAACGGCAGAAATGCAATTGATCTGGCAGCATTAAATAATGCAAATATTATTGCTGTAGACATATATGAGCCATACTTACAGGAAGTGCAACGTAATGCTAAAACCGCAGGATTAAGCGATCGTATCATCACCCAAAAAGCCGATATGGCAGACTTATGTTATCATAAGGAAAGCTTTGACTTAATATGGTCCGAAGGCGCAGCCTATATAATGGGATTTGATGTCGCTCTAAAATATTGGAAAAGTTTTCTCAAGCCTAATGGGTATATAGCGATTAGCGAGGCTGTCTGGCTTAAACAGGATATCCCCGAAGAGCTTCTTTCGTTTTGGACTGAAGCTTACCCAATGATGCGCGATTCAAAAGAAAACATCAAAGCGATAAAGAAAGAAGGATATAAAATACTTGGTAATTTTACTATACCGCAATGTGATTGGGATAGTTTCTACGATTCATTAGAAACACACATCAACAATCTTGCGACACAATATACCAAAGGAACAGATGGACACATGATTATAGAACTTACCCGCAGAGAAATTGAACTATACCGAAAGCATAAGGGGTACTACGGTTACGAATTTTATATAATGCAGAACATATAG
- the acs gene encoding acetate--CoA ligase: MKEENKIESLSTEHRLFTPPSNPTACVKSLEEYKAIYDRSINDMDGFWAERAEELLTWDRKWDTVLEYDFDKPEIKWFEGGKLNASANCLDRHLKNGRRNKAALIWQGEQDNEVKVYTYDMLHREVCRFANVLKKLGVEKGDRVSIYLPMIPELAIAMLACTRIGAPHTIIFAGFSSNSLRDRINDCGVKVHITGDGVLRGGRVIPLKPNSDEALKECPTVEQCVVVPRAGNEVEMVEGRDHLWAELMSAPDITDNCPYELMDSEDPIFILYTSGSTGKPKGVFHTTGGYMTYAAHTCQWVFDLKDDDVHWCTADIGWVTGHSYIVYGPLALGATSVMFESVPTYPDPARFWQICEKFRVNIFYTAPTAIRALMREGDQWTEKYDLSSLRILGTVGEPINPEAWMWYHNQIGDGKLPIVDTWWQTETGGHVLSPLPYATPLKPGSATLPLPGIDAVIVDRHGKEVEPNEGGFLVIRKPWPGMLRGVWGNQERFKQQYFQGFPGVYESGDGARRDKDGYFWIMGRVDDVINVSGHRLGTAEIESALVSHPAVSEAAVVGMPHEIKGQSIYAYVTLKAEFDEDEDITKELRNHVRKEIGPLAAPQVIQFSPSLPKTRSGKIMRRILRKIVEGDTANLGDTSTLADPSVVTALIEGYDEIMKP, translated from the coding sequence ATGAAAGAAGAAAATAAAATTGAAAGCCTTTCCACAGAACACAGACTTTTTACTCCTCCGTCTAATCCGACTGCATGTGTAAAAAGTCTTGAGGAATATAAAGCCATTTATGATCGTTCCATCAACGATATGGATGGATTCTGGGCTGAACGCGCAGAGGAACTCCTCACATGGGACCGTAAATGGGACACCGTCCTTGAGTACGATTTCGATAAACCCGAAATCAAATGGTTTGAAGGCGGAAAACTCAATGCATCTGCAAACTGCCTTGATCGACACCTTAAGAATGGACGCCGCAACAAAGCAGCACTCATCTGGCAAGGTGAACAGGACAATGAAGTAAAAGTTTATACATACGATATGCTTCATCGTGAAGTCTGCCGTTTTGCAAACGTGCTTAAAAAACTGGGAGTCGAAAAAGGCGACCGAGTTTCAATCTATCTGCCCATGATACCGGAACTGGCAATTGCAATGTTGGCATGTACCAGAATAGGAGCACCTCACACAATCATTTTTGCAGGCTTCAGCTCCAACAGCCTACGTGACCGCATCAACGACTGCGGCGTAAAAGTTCACATCACTGGTGACGGAGTTCTTAGAGGCGGTAGAGTAATTCCTTTGAAACCAAACTCAGATGAAGCTCTTAAAGAATGCCCTACAGTTGAACAATGTGTTGTCGTACCGAGAGCGGGAAATGAAGTTGAAATGGTTGAAGGAAGAGATCACCTGTGGGCAGAACTCATGTCCGCCCCTGACATCACAGACAACTGCCCTTATGAACTGATGGACTCAGAAGATCCTATTTTCATCCTCTATACTTCCGGCAGTACTGGAAAACCGAAAGGTGTTTTCCACACAACCGGTGGTTACATGACTTACGCAGCACATACCTGCCAGTGGGTGTTCGATCTTAAAGACGACGATGTTCACTGGTGCACAGCGGATATCGGTTGGGTAACCGGACATTCTTATATTGTATACGGCCCGCTCGCTCTCGGAGCTACCAGTGTGATGTTCGAATCTGTCCCAACATATCCTGACCCAGCAAGATTCTGGCAGATCTGTGAAAAATTCAGAGTTAATATTTTCTATACTGCACCGACGGCCATTCGCGCATTGATGCGTGAAGGAGATCAATGGACTGAAAAATATGATCTCTCCAGCCTGCGCATTCTTGGAACAGTCGGCGAACCGATCAATCCTGAGGCATGGATGTGGTATCATAACCAGATAGGCGATGGAAAACTCCCTATCGTGGATACATGGTGGCAGACTGAAACAGGTGGACATGTTCTTTCGCCACTGCCATATGCCACACCGCTCAAACCAGGGTCCGCAACACTACCGTTGCCAGGTATTGATGCTGTAATTGTGGATAGACATGGCAAAGAAGTCGAACCTAATGAAGGAGGATTCCTTGTCATCAGAAAACCTTGGCCCGGAATGCTTCGCGGTGTTTGGGGAAACCAAGAAAGATTCAAACAACAATACTTCCAAGGTTTCCCTGGTGTATACGAATCAGGAGACGGAGCACGTAGAGACAAAGACGGCTATTTCTGGATCATGGGACGCGTTGATGACGTTATCAACGTATCCGGTCACAGACTTGGAACAGCTGAAATAGAATCAGCTCTTGTTTCACATCCCGCTGTTTCAGAAGCAGCAGTTGTAGGAATGCCACACGAAATTAAAGGACAATCAATTTACGCCTATGTAACTCTTAAAGCAGAATTTGATGAAGACGAAGATATCACCAAAGAACTGCGTAATCACGTCCGCAAAGAAATTGGACCTCTGGCCGCACCACAAGTGATTCAATTCTCACCATCGCTGCCTAAAACCAGAAGTGGTAAAATTATGCGCCGCATCCTTCGCAAGATTGTTGAAGGTGACACTGCAAACCTCGGTGACACTTCAACACTGGCTGATCCATCAGTAGTCACAGCTCTTATCGAAGGGTATGATGAAATTATGAAACCTTAA